A portion of the Streptomyces coeruleoprunus genome contains these proteins:
- a CDS encoding pyridoxal-phosphate-dependent aminotransferase family protein codes for MTHPFLDLAPLTAARFAEIERRVAALLSTGHDVVITQGEALLPLEGCIRSGARPGSTALNVVTGPYGQTFGNWLRDCGAAVVDLEVPFHTAVTAEQVERALAEHPEIDFVSLVHAEAATGNTNPVAEIGEVVRAHGALFMLDAVASVGAEPLLPDAWGVDLCVIGAQKAMGGPAGVSAVSVSPRAWERFAANPAAPRRSYLSLLDWKERWIDGGRRALLHAPAQLEMLALEACLERIEAEGPDAVMGRHASAAAATRAGAVALGGGLEPYVFAEREAAPVATTLRTPAGVDASALVAKALAVSPGVPLVAGGGALAAEMIRVNHYGQDAAPEVVAACLTALGGALADAGTPVDVAAAREAAASAWHA; via the coding sequence GTGACACACCCGTTCCTCGACCTGGCCCCGCTGACCGCCGCGCGCTTCGCGGAGATCGAGCGCCGGGTCGCCGCGCTGCTCTCCACCGGGCACGACGTGGTGATCACCCAGGGCGAGGCGCTGCTGCCGCTGGAGGGCTGCATCCGCAGCGGCGCGCGGCCGGGGTCGACGGCGCTGAACGTGGTGACCGGCCCGTACGGGCAGACCTTCGGCAACTGGCTGCGGGACTGCGGGGCCGCCGTGGTCGACCTGGAGGTGCCGTTCCACACGGCGGTGACCGCGGAACAGGTGGAGCGGGCGCTGGCCGAGCACCCGGAGATCGACTTCGTGTCGCTCGTGCACGCGGAGGCCGCGACCGGCAACACCAATCCGGTCGCGGAGATCGGCGAGGTCGTACGGGCGCACGGCGCCCTCTTCATGCTCGACGCGGTCGCGTCGGTGGGCGCCGAGCCGCTGCTGCCGGACGCGTGGGGCGTCGACCTGTGCGTGATCGGCGCGCAGAAGGCGATGGGCGGGCCCGCCGGTGTCTCGGCCGTGTCGGTGAGCCCGCGCGCCTGGGAGCGGTTCGCGGCGAACCCCGCGGCGCCTCGACGGTCGTACCTCTCGCTCCTCGACTGGAAGGAGCGCTGGATCGACGGCGGCCGCCGGGCACTGCTCCACGCGCCCGCGCAGCTGGAGATGCTGGCGCTGGAGGCCTGCCTGGAGCGGATCGAGGCGGAGGGCCCGGACGCGGTGATGGGGCGGCACGCGTCGGCCGCGGCCGCGACGCGGGCCGGTGCCGTCGCGCTGGGTGGTGGGCTGGAGCCGTACGTCTTCGCGGAGCGGGAGGCGGCGCCGGTGGCCACGACGCTGCGGACGCCCGCCGGGGTGGACGCGTCCGCGCTGGTCGCCAAGGCGCTGGCCGTGTCGCCGGGCGTGCCGCTCGTCGCCGGTGGCGGGGCGCTGGCCGCGGAGATGATCCGGGTCAACCACTACGGGCAGGACGCGGCGCCGGAGGTCGTGGCGGCGTGCCTGACCGCGCTGGGCGGGGCGCTCGCGGACGCGGGCACGCCGGTGGACGTCGCGGCGGCGCGCGAGGCCGCGGCGTCGGCCTGGCACGCCTGA
- a CDS encoding amidohydrolase family protein, translating into MSDRMVLHVKGRVLVGPEDVRDELWVVDGRITFDRPSAGAAADVRTVTGWALPGLVDAHCHVGLDAHGAVDEATSEKQALTDRDAGTLLIRDAGSPADTRWIDDRDDLPKIIRAGRHIARTRRYIRNYAHEIEPADLVAYVAREARRGDGWVKLVGDWIDREAGDLTACWPRAEVEAAIAEAHRLGARVTAHCFAEDSLRDLVEAGIDCVEHATGLTEDTIPLFAERGVAIVPTLVNIGTFPKLAAGGESRFPRWADHMRRLHARRYDTVRAAYDAGIPVFVGTDAGGSLPHGLVAAEVAELVTAGIPPLAALSATTWGARAWLGRPALEEGAPADLVVYDEDPRADVRVLAAPRRVIVNGRVLA; encoded by the coding sequence ATGAGCGATCGCATGGTGCTGCATGTGAAGGGGCGGGTGCTCGTCGGCCCGGAGGACGTCCGCGACGAGCTGTGGGTCGTCGACGGGCGGATCACCTTCGACCGGCCGTCGGCGGGGGCGGCGGCCGACGTCCGCACGGTGACCGGTTGGGCGCTGCCCGGTCTGGTCGACGCCCACTGCCACGTCGGCCTGGACGCGCACGGCGCCGTGGACGAGGCGACCAGCGAGAAGCAGGCGCTCACCGACCGGGACGCGGGCACCCTGCTGATCCGTGACGCCGGCTCGCCCGCCGACACCCGCTGGATCGACGACCGCGACGACCTGCCGAAGATCATCCGCGCGGGCCGGCACATCGCCCGCACCCGCCGCTACATCCGCAACTACGCCCATGAGATCGAGCCGGCCGACCTCGTCGCGTACGTGGCGCGCGAGGCCCGACGCGGCGACGGCTGGGTCAAGCTGGTCGGCGACTGGATCGACCGGGAGGCGGGCGACCTCACGGCCTGCTGGCCGCGCGCCGAGGTGGAGGCGGCGATCGCCGAGGCGCACCGGCTGGGCGCCCGGGTGACCGCGCACTGTTTCGCCGAGGACTCGCTGCGCGACCTGGTCGAGGCGGGCATCGACTGCGTCGAGCACGCGACGGGCCTGACGGAGGACACGATCCCGCTGTTCGCCGAGCGCGGTGTGGCGATCGTGCCGACCCTGGTGAACATCGGCACGTTCCCGAAGCTCGCGGCGGGCGGCGAGAGCAGGTTCCCGCGCTGGGCCGACCACATGCGCCGGCTGCACGCCCGCCGGTACGACACGGTCCGGGCCGCCTACGACGCCGGCATCCCGGTCTTCGTGGGCACCGACGCGGGCGGCTCGCTGCCGCACGGTCTGGTCGCCGCCGAGGTCGCCGAGCTGGTCACGGCCGGCATCCCGCCGCTGGCGGCGCTGTCCGCGACGACCTGGGGCGCCCGCGCCTGGCTGGGGCGCCCCGCCCTGGAGGAGGGCGCGCCGGCGGACCTGGTCGTGTACGACGAGGACCCGCGCGCCGACGTCCGCGTGCTGGCGGCACCCCGCCGCGTGATCGTCAACGGCCGGGTCCTGGCCTGA
- a CDS encoding SCO1860 family LAETG-anchored protein, which produces MNSTTFRMPVRRWAGAAAVAALATGPVLAAAPAAHAVGTSTAGSAATTTGEGATTTGKGTARAAVLRAALDVGLLDKSVRVPLKATLNEVHAPATAERTALGVRLDGVEGGRPVDLLRADVATAKATADERRAEGSVTLADARVHVPGLPLLSLVEAETVTARAVCEAGRRPVAASNLLGRVTVLGKRVTLTAGGPTTVKVPGVGEVTLRVSERTVTTTTAAATALELTVSVDPLKLNVAEVEGTLTLAEAACAAPAPGRPASTPTPEPAASGAPAVPKPEQPQGDGLKVQAGGEAPAHESLAETGGSSRTPYVAGGAAALLGAGAAALVIARRASRASRTDRA; this is translated from the coding sequence GTGAACAGCACCACCTTCCGCATGCCCGTACGCCGTTGGGCCGGTGCGGCGGCCGTCGCCGCGCTCGCCACCGGCCCCGTGCTCGCCGCCGCCCCGGCCGCCCACGCCGTCGGCACGAGCACCGCCGGGTCCGCCGCCACGACCACCGGCGAAGGCGCCACGACCACCGGCAAGGGCACGGCGCGCGCCGCGGTCCTGCGGGCGGCCCTCGACGTCGGGCTGCTCGACAAGAGCGTGCGGGTCCCGCTGAAGGCCACGCTCAACGAGGTGCACGCCCCGGCGACGGCCGAGCGGACCGCGCTCGGTGTCCGGCTGGACGGCGTCGAGGGCGGCAGGCCCGTCGACCTGCTCCGCGCGGACGTGGCCACGGCCAAGGCCACGGCGGACGAGCGCCGCGCCGAGGGTTCCGTGACTCTGGCCGACGCGCGCGTCCACGTCCCCGGCCTGCCGCTGCTGTCCCTGGTCGAGGCCGAGACGGTCACCGCCCGCGCGGTCTGCGAGGCGGGCAGGCGGCCGGTCGCCGCGTCGAATCTGCTCGGCCGCGTCACGGTGCTCGGCAAGCGCGTCACGCTCACGGCGGGCGGCCCGACGACCGTGAAGGTGCCCGGCGTCGGCGAGGTCACCCTCCGGGTGTCCGAACGCACCGTCACGACCACCACGGCCGCCGCGACCGCGCTGGAGCTCACGGTGTCCGTCGATCCCCTGAAGCTGAACGTCGCCGAGGTGGAGGGCACGCTCACCCTGGCCGAAGCGGCCTGCGCGGCGCCCGCCCCCGGACGCCCGGCGTCCACGCCCACCCCGGAACCCGCCGCCTCCGGCGCGCCCGCGGTGCCGAAGCCCGAACAGCCGCAGGGCGACGGCCTGAAGGTCCAGGCGGGCGGCGAGGCCCCCGCGCACGAGTCGCTGGCCGAGACCGGCGGCAGCTCCCGTACCCCGTACGTCGCGGGCGGCGCCGCCGCGTTGCTCGGTGCGGGCGCCGCGGCCCTGGTGATCGCCCGCCGCGCCTCGCGGGCCTCCCGCACCGACCGCGCCTGA
- a CDS encoding SRPBCC family protein, giving the protein MGVHNVHERLLPVGESEAGALIDTLASADDRLWPHGDWPAMELDRGLSVGSSGGHGPVRYTVTAYVPAKWVRFTFAAPHGFHGFHEYAALGVDGGHTVLRHTLAMNVRGPARVTWPLLWRPMHDAVLEESLDRAELACTGGVARPARRSAYVRLLRALWR; this is encoded by the coding sequence ATGGGCGTCCACAACGTGCACGAGCGGCTGCTGCCCGTCGGGGAGAGCGAGGCGGGGGCGCTGATCGACACCCTGGCGAGCGCCGACGACCGGCTGTGGCCGCACGGGGACTGGCCGGCCATGGAGCTGGACCGGGGGCTGTCGGTCGGCTCGTCGGGAGGGCACGGGCCGGTGCGGTACACCGTCACGGCGTACGTGCCCGCGAAGTGGGTGCGTTTCACGTTCGCGGCGCCGCACGGCTTCCACGGGTTCCACGAGTACGCCGCGCTGGGCGTGGACGGCGGGCACACCGTGCTGCGCCACACGCTGGCCATGAACGTCCGCGGTCCGGCGCGGGTCACGTGGCCGCTGCTGTGGCGGCCGATGCACGACGCGGTCCTGGAGGAGAGCCTGGACCGCGCCGAGCTGGCCTGTACGGGCGGGGTGGCCCGGCCGGCGCGCCGCAGCGCGTACGTGCGGCTGCTGCGCGCCCTGTGGCGGTGA
- a CDS encoding TetR/AcrR family transcriptional regulator, whose protein sequence is MARPPRFDIDQFLDAAVRRAAVSGPAGVTMSAVAKDAGAPSGSVYHRFPGRAALLAEVWLRTVERFQDGYLQALASQADPRRSARAATRHVVAWSRAYPQEAALLLYGPREFGRPEWSDEHRARADRGNQRVFAAVTALARELGALDPQAAERVTIALVDLPLSLVRRHLRAGEPLPAHAEDLAEQCAAALLDPPVENP, encoded by the coding sequence ATGGCCAGGCCACCCCGCTTCGACATCGACCAGTTCCTCGACGCCGCCGTACGCCGGGCCGCCGTCTCCGGCCCCGCGGGCGTCACCATGTCCGCCGTCGCCAAGGACGCGGGCGCGCCGAGCGGCTCCGTCTACCACCGCTTCCCCGGCCGCGCCGCACTGCTCGCCGAGGTGTGGCTGCGGACCGTGGAACGCTTCCAGGACGGCTACCTCCAGGCCCTGGCGAGCCAGGCCGACCCCCGCCGCTCCGCCCGCGCGGCCACACGCCACGTCGTCGCCTGGAGCAGGGCGTACCCGCAGGAGGCCGCGCTCCTGCTGTACGGCCCCCGGGAGTTCGGGCGCCCGGAGTGGTCCGACGAGCACCGCGCCCGCGCCGACCGGGGCAATCAGCGGGTCTTCGCGGCGGTCACCGCCCTCGCCAGGGAGCTGGGCGCGCTCGACCCGCAGGCGGCGGAACGGGTCACCATCGCCCTCGTCGACCTGCCGCTCTCCCTCGTACGCCGCCATCTGCGTGCCGGCGAACCGCTGCCCGCCCACGCCGAGGACCTGGCCGAGCAGTGCGCGGCCGCACTGCTCGACCCACCGGTGGAGAACCCCTGA
- the cobC gene encoding Rv2231c family pyridoxal phosphate-dependent protein CobC, with product MHTHTDSDRQIPFPSQHDLRHHGDAEVRDEKLTDLAVNVRANTPPDWLRERIADSLTGLAAYPDGRAARAAVAERHGLPSGHVLLTAGAAEAFVLLARALPVRRPVVVHPQFTEPEAALRDVGHEVRRVLLREEDGFRLDPALVPEDADLVVVGNPTNPTSVLHPAETIARLARPGRTLVVDEAFMDAVPGEREALAGRTDVPGLVVLRSLTKTWGLAGLRIGYVLAHPETVAALERVQPLWPVSTPALVAAEACMTRAALAEAEDAARQVAVERAHLLAGLAEFDEVRAVTAAEGPFVLVRIEGADVVRERLRDLGFAARRGDTFPGLGPQWLRLAVRDRATTNRFLQALDQALVMADCVRHSSREA from the coding sequence ATGCATACCCATACTGACTCCGACAGACAGATTCCCTTCCCGTCCCAGCACGACCTGCGGCACCACGGTGATGCCGAGGTCAGGGACGAGAAACTGACCGATCTCGCGGTCAACGTCCGGGCCAACACCCCTCCGGACTGGCTGCGGGAGCGCATAGCGGACTCCCTGACCGGGCTGGCCGCCTACCCCGACGGGCGGGCCGCGAGGGCCGCCGTCGCCGAGCGGCACGGGCTGCCGTCCGGGCACGTGCTGCTCACGGCGGGCGCGGCGGAGGCGTTCGTGCTGCTCGCGCGGGCGCTGCCGGTGCGGCGGCCGGTCGTGGTGCACCCTCAGTTCACGGAGCCCGAGGCGGCGCTGCGGGACGTGGGGCACGAGGTGCGGCGGGTGCTGCTGCGCGAGGAGGACGGGTTCCGGCTGGACCCGGCGCTGGTCCCGGAGGACGCGGACCTGGTCGTGGTCGGCAATCCGACGAACCCGACGTCGGTGCTGCACCCGGCGGAGACGATCGCCCGGCTGGCGCGGCCGGGGCGGACGCTGGTGGTGGACGAGGCGTTCATGGACGCGGTGCCCGGTGAGCGGGAGGCGCTGGCGGGCCGGACGGACGTGCCGGGTCTGGTGGTGCTGCGGAGCCTGACGAAGACCTGGGGCCTGGCGGGGCTGCGGATCGGCTACGTGCTGGCGCACCCGGAGACGGTGGCCGCGCTGGAGCGGGTGCAGCCGTTGTGGCCGGTGTCGACGCCGGCGCTGGTGGCGGCCGAGGCGTGTATGACGCGGGCGGCGCTGGCGGAGGCGGAGGACGCGGCCCGGCAGGTGGCGGTGGAGCGTGCGCATCTGCTGGCGGGGCTCGCGGAGTTCGACGAGGTGCGGGCGGTGACGGCGGCCGAGGGGCCGTTCGTGCTGGTCCGTATCGAGGGCGCGGACGTCGTACGGGAACGGCTGCGGGACCTGGGGTTCGCGGCGCGGCGCGGGGACACGTTCCCCGGGCTGGGGCCGCAGTGGCTGCGGCTCGCCGTGCGGGACCGGGCGACGACGAACCGCTTCCTGCAGGCGCTGGACCAGGCGCTGGTCATGGCGGACTGCGTCCGGCACTCGTCGCGGGAGGCGTGA
- a CDS encoding cobalamin biosynthesis protein, with translation MTLVVGVGAGRGVSAEAVYGLVEAVLREAGLPLDEVAELVTVDSKAGEPGVVAAAARLGVPLRACTAGELARVPVPHPSAAVLAAAGTPSVAEAAALAGGGELLVPKQKARTGPDGGAAARVTCAVARRPARLPVGGRGYTRGDAVFELRTPR, from the coding sequence ATGACGCTCGTGGTGGGGGTCGGCGCGGGGCGGGGGGTGTCCGCCGAGGCGGTGTACGGGCTGGTCGAGGCCGTGCTGCGGGAGGCGGGGCTGCCCCTCGACGAGGTCGCCGAGCTGGTGACCGTCGACTCCAAGGCCGGGGAGCCGGGTGTCGTCGCGGCGGCGGCGCGCCTCGGGGTGCCTCTGCGGGCTTGCACGGCGGGGGAGTTGGCGCGGGTGCCCGTCCCGCATCCGTCGGCGGCGGTGCTCGCGGCGGCGGGGACGCCGTCGGTGGCGGAGGCCGCCGCGCTGGCGGGCGGGGGCGAACTCCTCGTACCGAAACAGAAGGCGCGTACCGGGCCGGACGGGGGCGCCGCGGCGCGAGTGACGTGCGCGGTGGCGCGCCGGCCCGCGCGGTTGCCGGTCGGGGGCCGGGGGTACACCCGTGGGGACGCGGTGTTCGAGTTACGGACGCCGCGCTGA
- a CDS encoding cobyrinate a,c-diamide synthase, whose amino-acid sequence MVARLVIAAPSSGAGKTTVATGLMAAFAERGLAVSPHKVGPDYIDPGYHALATGRPGRNLDAFMCGTELVAPLFAHGARGCDLAVVEGVMGLYDGAADQGELASTAQVAKLLKAPVVLVVDASSQSRSVAALVHGFASWDPEVRIGGVILNKVATDRHEHLLREALGESGVPVLGVLRRAPAVATPSRHLGLVPVAERRGDAVEAVRAQAAQVREGCDLDALLALARSAPALGASAWSAEAALSPRGADGLARPVVAVAGGAAFTFSYAEHAELLSAAGAEVVAFDPLRDEKLPDGTRGLVIGGGFPEVYAPELSANEALRGAVAELARSGAPVAAECAGLLYLARSLDGKPMCGVLDADARMSERLTLGYRDAVAVTDSPVAAAGTRLRGHEFHRTVLEPGAGPAPAWGLRQPERRVEGFVQGGVHASYVHTHWAAVPETARRFVESCRP is encoded by the coding sequence GTCTCGTCATCGCCGCACCGTCGTCGGGCGCGGGCAAGACCACGGTCGCGACCGGGCTGATGGCCGCGTTCGCCGAGCGCGGTCTGGCCGTGTCGCCGCACAAGGTCGGCCCCGACTACATCGACCCGGGCTACCACGCGCTCGCCACCGGCCGGCCGGGCCGGAACCTCGACGCGTTCATGTGCGGTACGGAGCTGGTCGCGCCGCTGTTCGCGCACGGTGCGCGGGGCTGCGACCTGGCGGTCGTCGAGGGTGTGATGGGGCTGTACGACGGTGCCGCCGACCAGGGCGAACTGGCGTCCACCGCGCAGGTGGCGAAGCTGCTGAAGGCGCCGGTGGTGCTGGTGGTGGACGCCTCGTCGCAGTCGCGGTCGGTGGCGGCGCTGGTGCACGGCTTCGCGTCGTGGGACCCGGAGGTGCGGATCGGCGGGGTGATCCTCAACAAGGTCGCCACCGACCGGCACGAGCACCTGCTGCGGGAGGCGCTGGGCGAGTCGGGGGTGCCCGTGCTGGGTGTGCTGCGGCGGGCGCCCGCCGTGGCGACGCCGTCGCGGCACCTGGGGCTGGTGCCGGTGGCGGAGCGGCGGGGCGACGCGGTGGAGGCGGTGCGGGCGCAGGCGGCGCAGGTGCGGGAGGGGTGCGACCTGGACGCGCTGCTGGCGTTGGCGCGGAGCGCGCCGGCGCTGGGGGCGTCGGCGTGGTCGGCGGAGGCGGCGTTGTCGCCGCGCGGTGCCGACGGCCTCGCCCGTCCGGTCGTCGCCGTCGCCGGGGGTGCCGCGTTCACGTTCTCGTATGCCGAGCACGCGGAGTTGCTGAGTGCTGCCGGGGCCGAGGTCGTGGCGTTCGATCCGTTGCGGGACGAGAAGTTGCCGGACGGGACGCGGGGGTTGGTGATCGGGGGCGGGTTTCCCGAGGTGTACGCGCCCGAGTTGTCCGCGAACGAGGCGTTGCGGGGCGCGGTGGCGGAGCTGGCGCGGTCGGGTGCGCCCGTCGCGGCGGAGTGTGCGGGGCTGCTGTACCTGGCGCGGTCGCTGGACGGGAAGCCGATGTGCGGGGTGCTGGACGCCGACGCGCGGATGTCGGAGCGGCTGACGCTGGGGTACCGGGACGCGGTCGCGGTGACGGACAGTCCGGTGGCGGCGGCCGGGACGCGGCTGCGCGGGCACGAGTTCCACCGCACGGTGCTGGAGCCGGGTGCCGGTCCGGCGCCGGCGTGGGGGCTGCGGCAGCCGGAGCGGCGCGTGGAGGGCTTCGTACAGGGCGGGGTGCACGCCAGCTATGTGCACACGCACTGGGCGGCGGTGCCGGAGACGGCACGCCGGTTCGTGGAGTCCTGCCGGCCATGA